The following coding sequences lie in one Trypanosoma brucei gambiense DAL972 chromosome 7, complete sequence genomic window:
- a CDS encoding protein disulfide isomerase, putative translates to MRNSFALLLLSVAIAFVTVCSFADEAKDSVELTPDNFDKVALDTEKHVFVMFYAPWCGHCKRLKPKWEELAKEMKDTSVVIARLDADKHRNVAERFDVRGYPTLLLFARSKKEGLRYEGARDVAALKEFVKSNM, encoded by the exons atgaggaaCTCATTTGCACTTCTGCTTTTATCTGTTGCCATCGcttttgttactgtttgcTCATTTGCTGATGAGGCGAAGGATTCCGTGGAGTTAACTCCTGATAATTTTGATAAGGTGGCGTTGGATACGGAGAAACATGTGTTTGTAATGTTTTATGCGCCATGGTGTGGACATTGCAAACGTCTTAAACCCAAATGGGAGGAACTcgcaaaagaaatgaaagat ACATCGGTGGTTATTGCTCGATTGGATGCTGACAAGCACCGCAATGTGGCGGAGCGTTTTGATGTTCGCGGGTACCCGACACTTCTGCTTTTTGCtcgaagtaaaaaagaaggccTCCGCTACGAAGGAGCCCGTGATGTGGCAGCACTGAAGGAATTTGTTAAAAGCAACATGTGA
- a CDS encoding T. brucei spp.-specific protein translates to MGTHIIAYDSDEEFTPINVLRKRRAAAAKAAALVARQNRKATAKARQKIRERLAQLGGVYEELCNGLLPTLLHPPTGAGPVIGCSKPLPRRHTDDENETALVINSVKEPCEKEIPSITSGPTTPFAGAAAATLQLSPAEQMAATMLAMEAEGVMPGGGGVAAVLFSPSEMYGDVAYGDDVEMDVGESECGRPLAAGAALRQYSERTRNRIVQSGSDMFPW, encoded by the coding sequence ATGGGCACACACATTATAGCGTATGACAGTGATGAAGAATTCACTCCCATTAATgtgttgaggaaaagaagagcagcTGCAGCCAAAGCAGCGGCTCTGGTGGCCAGACAAAACCGAAAGGCCACAGCAAAGGCACGGCAGAAGATTAGAGAACGCCTGGCGCAACTTGGTGGTGTGTATGAAGAACTTTGCAATGGATTACTACCAACTCTCCTCCACCCGCCAACGGGCGCAGGACCGGTAATTGGCTGCAGTAAACCACTGCCACGCAGGCACACCGATGATGAAAACGAAACGGCATTAGTTATTAATTCAGTGAAGGAGCCGTGTGAAAAAGAGATACCTTCAATAACGAGTGGCCCCACAACTCCATTTGCCGGTGCTGCCGCGGCAACACTTCAGTTATCACCCGCAGAGCAAATGGCAGCAACGATGTTAGCGATGGAGGCGGAAGGCGTCATGCCGGGAGGTGGTGGCGTCGCCGCGGTATTATTTTCCCCAAGTGAAATGTACGGTGATGTGGCGTATGGCGATGATGTGGAAATGGATGTTGGGGAGTCGGAATGTGGGCGTCCATTGGCAGCAGGGGCGGCGTTGCGGCAGTACAGTGAGAGGACACGTAATCGGATAGTACAATCCGGTAGCGATATGTTTCCGTGGTAG
- a CDS encoding T. brucei spp.-specific protein, whose product MAYSDYNKQEASTETSHNDYYEQCYGDAAFDYHEEVGEAIAEEIRINMGRRNVKAYVVHNDDQYNVYRTQPERSHMRSTICMDHHIQAREEGTLPAVNHRLATDVLGRGAHRSLICRPLDRHGFQTAVSSPTCLILPNIGACNRSPTYPQNYQHNGRDNFMLPVITMRKR is encoded by the coding sequence atggcaTATAGCGACTATAACAAACAGGAAGCATCGACGGAAACATCTCATAACGATTATTATGAACAATGTTATGGAGATGCGGCATTTGATTATCATGAAGAAGTTGGTGAGGCGATAGCGGAGGAGATTCGAATTAATATGGGTCGCCGTAATGTTAAGGCATATGTAGTTCATAATGATGATCAATATAATGTCTATCGCACCCAACCGGAACGTTCACACATGCGAAGTACCATTTGTATGGATCATCACATTCAAGCTCGTGAGGAGGGCACCTTGCCAGCAGTTAATCATCGCTTAGCGACGGATGTTTTGGGACGTGGGGCCCATCGCAGCTTAATTTGTCGTCCATTGGACCGTCACGGCTTCCAAACAGCAGTTTCCTCTCCAACATGTCTCATATTACCAAATATCGGCGCATGCAACCGAAGCCCAACATATCCACAAAATTATCAACATAACGGAAGGGACAACTTCATGCTTCCAGTCATTACAATGCGAAAAAGATGA
- a CDS encoding Monooxygenase, putative: MNGRTRVLFTAGVPTPPNCAHNVVISGGGIVGAAAMAALQKLRARFLAGSVGAEGSVSHNVHSRCLSRLLLADPMARPHYDAANIMHNLRTVSLTPVSSKLLDNLGSWKRLQTKHAYYRIALRHERTNGPVAPDQSSQEKSRNFFVNGPLGNGTSTAEPLLEFTNLDSPLGFICYNSDINTTLLDVVEEQMKQYQQPLGSDGCGVQEQPTDCIEFGSSLGSYSLPHRNIVDGPAGRAILRKSVGDQPVEFSLLLGCEGRGGHLRESLGSALVQHDYAQTAFVCTAQLKRPADGNVCCFQNFFTNGDIIALLPTSEDTSNIVFSTTAEHARELAAAKQSELVEELNRRLHAFAPRDIPLIISVPEVELGGKTVRAQGMFPVRLSVALQPFGPRCLLLGDAAHGIHPFAGQGLNLGLYDVCALVEVLEQAVRSGQDIGSVIAVGQPFAAAMMSHTGIMITAMESVFGLLATMPGLSCTGMSVLQKLPLVSSLGKQSIIHVASGGFFASHHRESFLLA; the protein is encoded by the coding sequence ATGAATGGTCGTACACGGGTATTGTTTACTGCCGGGGTGCCAACACCTCCCAACTGTGCGCACAACGTTGTTATTTCCGGTGGAGGAATTGTAGGAGCCGCCGCAATGGCTGCACTTCAGAAACTCAGAGCGCGTTTTCTCGCAGGAAGTGTCGGAGCTGAAGGTTCCGTTTCACATAATGTGCACTCGAGGTGTTTGTCTCGACTCCTGCTTGCGGATCCCATGGCACGACCGCATTACGACGCGGCGAATATCATGCATAACCTACGCACTGTCAGTCTCACACCGGTGTCGAGCAAGTTGTTGGATAACCTCGGCTCCTGGAAACGATTGCAAACGAAGCATGCCTATTATCGTATTGCCCTTCGGCACGAGCGCACGAATGGGCCAGTCGCTCCGGACCAATCCTCACAAGAGAAGTCcagaaatttttttgtgaatggGCCTTTGGGTAACGGCACATCCACGGCGGAGCCGCTGCTCGAGTTCACGAACTTAGACAGCCCACTTGGGTTCATTTGTTACAATTCAGACATTAACACCACACTGCTGGATGTTGTCGAggaacaaatgaaacaataTCAACAACCTTTGGGAAGTGACGGGTGTGGAGTTCAGGAGCAACCCACCGATTGCATTGAATTCGGCTCATCCTTGGGATCATATTCGCTTCCTCATCGTAATATCGTCGATGGTCCTGCAGGTCGGGCAATTCTGCGGAAGTCAGTGGGTGATCAGCCGGTTGAGTTTTCGCTGCTACTTGGCTGTGAAGGGCGTGGCGGTCACCTGCGCGAATCTCTCGGTTCAGCACTGGTGCAGCACGACTACGCGCAAACCGCCTTTGTTTGTACAGCTCAGTTGAAGCGGCCCGCGGATGGCAACGTTTGTTGCTTTCAAAACTTCTTCACGAATGGTGACATCATTGCGTTGTTACCAACGTCTGAAGACACTTCTAATATTGTCTTCTCCACAACGGCCGAGCATGCCCGCGAGCTAGCCGCTGCGAAGCAATCGGAACTTGTAGAAGAACTTAACCGACGCCTTCATGCATTTGCCCCACGCGACATCCCGCTTATCATCAGTGTCCCGGAAGTTGAACTGGGCGGCAAGACAGTCCGCGCGCAGGGGATGTTTCCGGTAAGACTCAGCGTTGCTCTTCAACCCTTCGGCCCCCGTTGCCTTCTCCTCGGTGATGCCGCGCATGGGATTCATCCTTTTGCCGGACAAGGATTAAATTTGGGACTCTACGATGTCTGCGCACTGGTGGAAGTGCTGGAACAGGCGGTAAGAAGTGGCCAAGATATTGGTAGTGTCATCGCCGTGGGGCAACCATTTGCCGCTGCAATGATGTCCCACACTGGGATCATGATTACGGCAATGGAGAGTGTATTTGGGCTTCTCGCCACAATGCCTGGTTTGAGTTGTACTGGGATGAGTgtgttgcagaagctgcCACTGGTATCGTCATTGGGTAAACAATCTATCATTCATGTGGCATCAGGTGGCTTTTTCGCATCGCACCACCGGGAGTCATTTCTCCTTGCATAA